In Haloprofundus halophilus, one DNA window encodes the following:
- a CDS encoding Gfo/Idh/MocA family protein produces the protein MNPKVGVIGVGHMGQNHVRVYSEMPGVDLAGVFDADDEQADRIAEEYGTTAYPMESLLDTVDMVSVAVPTRFHASIARDCIDAGVDLLVEKPFVDDLEVGRELVRRADEAGVTLQVGHIERFNPAITALSDITTDLDIIAIEAHRLGPPINRDLEDSVVMDLMIHDVDIVLSLVDAEVESVSAMGTRNTQYADAQIRFDDGTVVSLTASRLTQRKVRTLSVTADECRVDVDYISQSVDIHRNSLPEYIKQNGELRYRHESIVEQPMVEKNEPLRDELTAFVEAAKNGEKPRVTGEDALRAIEVTRKIDELASEVERHEVIQ, from the coding sequence GTGAATCCCAAAGTCGGCGTCATCGGCGTCGGTCACATGGGACAGAACCACGTCCGAGTCTACAGCGAGATGCCCGGCGTCGACCTCGCGGGCGTCTTCGACGCGGACGACGAACAGGCGGACCGAATCGCCGAGGAGTACGGCACGACGGCGTACCCGATGGAGAGCCTGCTCGACACCGTCGACATGGTTTCGGTCGCGGTGCCGACGCGCTTCCACGCGTCCATCGCGCGAGACTGCATCGACGCCGGCGTCGACCTCCTCGTCGAGAAGCCGTTCGTCGACGACCTCGAAGTCGGCCGGGAACTCGTCCGCCGCGCCGACGAGGCCGGCGTGACGCTGCAGGTCGGCCACATCGAGCGTTTCAACCCCGCCATCACGGCGCTCAGCGACATCACCACCGACCTCGACATCATCGCCATCGAGGCTCACCGCCTCGGACCGCCGATAAACCGCGACCTCGAGGATAGCGTGGTGATGGACCTGATGATCCACGACGTGGACATCGTCCTCTCGCTCGTCGACGCGGAGGTCGAGTCGGTCTCGGCCATGGGTACGCGGAACACGCAGTACGCGGACGCCCAGATTCGCTTCGACGACGGCACCGTCGTCTCGCTGACGGCCAGTCGACTCACGCAACGGAAAGTTCGCACGCTCAGCGTCACCGCCGACGAGTGCCGCGTCGACGTCGACTACATCAGTCAGTCGGTCGACATCCACCGCAACTCGCTGCCGGAGTACATCAAGCAGAACGGCGAACTGCGCTACCGCCACGAGAGCATCGTCGAACAGCCGATGGTCGAGAAGAACGAGCCGCTGCGCGACGAACTCACGGCGTTCGTCGAGGCGGCGAAGAACGGCGAGAAACCGCGCGTCACCGGCGAAGACGCCCTCCGAGCCATCGAAGTGACCCGGAAAATCGACGAACTGGCCTCCGAGGTCGAACGTCACGAGGTGATCCAATGA
- a CDS encoding DegT/DnrJ/EryC1/StrS family aminotransferase: MIPIASPELGPEEQQRVEDVIESGYLADGPEVRAFEEEFATYCDADHGVATSNGTTALHAAFEALDIGPGDRVATTPFSFIASANAVRLAGAEPVFLDIDPETYNLDPDALEAALRDGEQIDAVLAVHLYGLPAEMPRFVELAEEHDFALVEDAAQAHGAKIDGRPVGSFGDAACFSFYPTKNMTTGEGGMVVTNRRDVAEGVAEYVNHGRSNAYGGSSSYEHVSVGHNFRLTSLGAAIGRAQLEKLPRFIEARRQNAARLNDLLEASSVTTPYTPEGYEHAYHQYTVRTDDRDGLQETLDDHGVGYGVYYPVPIHQQKPYADLGHAAPNAEAAAAEALSLPVHPALSADDLEVVADAVLAHGEEVMA, translated from the coding sequence ATGATACCAATCGCCAGCCCCGAACTTGGCCCCGAGGAACAGCAACGCGTCGAAGACGTCATCGAAAGCGGATATCTCGCGGACGGCCCCGAGGTACGCGCTTTCGAGGAGGAGTTTGCGACCTACTGCGACGCCGACCACGGCGTCGCCACCTCCAACGGAACGACCGCGCTCCACGCCGCCTTCGAGGCGCTGGACATCGGCCCCGGAGACCGCGTCGCCACGACGCCGTTCTCCTTCATCGCGAGCGCGAACGCCGTCCGACTCGCCGGCGCGGAGCCGGTGTTTCTCGACATCGACCCCGAGACGTACAACCTCGACCCCGACGCGCTGGAGGCGGCGCTGCGAGACGGCGAACAGATAGATGCCGTGCTCGCGGTCCACCTCTACGGACTGCCGGCCGAGATGCCGCGCTTCGTCGAACTCGCAGAAGAGCACGACTTCGCGCTCGTCGAGGACGCAGCCCAGGCGCACGGCGCGAAAATCGACGGCCGACCGGTCGGCTCGTTCGGCGACGCCGCCTGCTTCTCCTTCTACCCGACGAAGAACATGACGACGGGCGAAGGTGGGATGGTCGTTACGAACCGCCGCGACGTCGCGGAGGGCGTCGCCGAGTACGTCAACCACGGACGCTCGAACGCCTACGGCGGGAGCTCCTCCTACGAACACGTCTCCGTCGGCCACAACTTCCGGCTGACCAGTCTCGGTGCGGCCATCGGCCGAGCGCAACTGGAGAAACTGCCCCGGTTCATCGAGGCCCGACGGCAGAACGCCGCTCGCCTGAACGACCTGCTCGAAGCGTCGTCGGTGACGACGCCGTACACGCCCGAGGGCTACGAACACGCCTACCACCAGTACACGGTCAGAACTGACGACCGGGACGGACTGCAGGAGACGCTCGACGACCACGGCGTCGGGTACGGTGTCTACTACCCGGTCCCGATTCACCAGCAGAAACCGTACGCGGACCTCGGTCACGCGGCTCCGAACGCGGAGGCGGCCGCCGCGGAAGCGCTCTCGCTGCCGGTTCACCCGGCGCTGTCGGCCGACGACCTGGAGGTCGTCGCCGACGCCGTCCTCGCCCACGGCGAGGAGGTGATGGCGTGA